The Oxyura jamaicensis isolate SHBP4307 breed ruddy duck unplaced genomic scaffold, BPBGC_Ojam_1.0 oxyUn_random_OJ70705, whole genome shotgun sequence nucleotide sequence AGAGACTGAACCTCGGCTGCTTCTTCCACGCCAGGCTGTAGGCGATCTCCTCATACACGGCCTCAGGGAAGGGCTCCCCAGCTCTCCCGGAGCCTGGGGACAGAGGCAAGGCTGGTCTGGGGATGGGCAGAGAGGGATGGGACCCTGCTGGGttcccccagccccattccctgggccagcacagggctgtctccacagcacagccccactcTGTTGTTTTGGCACTGCAGCCACATCCCCAGGCAGGATAGAGATGGTCTGGGGTAGTGTCAGCCTCACACCACCCCTTTGGAGACAGCCCTTGTGCCCCTTTGGACCGTTGGTCACATCCCAGTGCAGACCCTGCACCGATTCCCACTCCCCGTGGAGCTTCTCCATCTCTGCTCCATGTGTCAATAGCACAGCCCATGCCCTGTTGGGGGGTGACTGATACCACAGTGATGGACTCTCCTGCCCCCCGCTCCTCCTGCCAGTGCTGCCCAGAGCACTGCTAGCAGTGCCTCCTCCCTGTCTCCCCCAACCCGTCTCTCACATTTCTCTCCTTCACCCAGGACTGATGCTCCAGGCTCTGGGCTCTCTCCACCCCTTGATGTTGGTGCCCCATGGTCTGTCAGTCAGTGGGCAGCAcatggggcaggaggcagcacacAGCTCTG carries:
- the LOC118159500 gene encoding uncharacterized protein LOC118159500, coding for MGCAIDTWSRDGEAPRGVGIGAGSALGCDQRSKGAQGLSPKGWCEADTTPDHLYPAWGCGCSAKTTEWGCAVETALCWPREWGWGNPAGSHPSLPIPRPALPLSPGSGRAGEPFPEAVYEEIAYSLAWKKQPRFSLSDVLPGGEPADGYDDAGEVSDPGEDPVPGYRDWEVPRTAEEGDGPRDAATGGSLHTRRSAGHPGAEGDTSSPFLGTMGYDDAEEVSLACPHEDSHHVTPEPFAQGSHSPRPAEPSPAEQLGAAAREKSSVPLGEP